The sequence GCGCAAGGCGATAGCGATGCCCTGGATGATTTCGCCGGCGTCCGGCCCGACCATGTGGCAGCCGAGCACCTTGTCGCTGGCGGCATCGACCACCAGTTTCATCAAGGTCTTTTCATGGTAGTCGCCCAGGCTCAGCTTCATCGGCCTGAAGCGCGCTTCAAACAACTTGATCTTGTGGCCGGCGTCGCGCGCTTCCTGTTCAGTCAGGCCGACCGTGGCGATATTCGGCAGGCTGAACACCGCGGTCGGAATCAGTTTGTAATCCACCGGCCGATACTCCTCAGGGCGGAACAAGCGGCGCGCCACTGCCATGCCCTCTGCCAGCGCCACCGGCGTCAGCTGCACCTTGCCGATGACGTCGCCGAGGGCCAGGATCGACGGCTCGGAACTGCGGTATTCGCTGTCGACCTTGATGAAACCTTTGGCATCCAGCGCCACGTCGACGTTTTCCAGGCCCAGGTTATCCAGCATCGGACGCCGTCCAGTGGCGTAAAACACGCAGTCGGTTTCCAGCACGCGCTGGTCCTTCAGCGTCACTTTCAGGCTGCCGTCCGGTTGCTTGTCGATGCTTACGATGTCGGCATTGAACTGCAGGTCCAGGCCCTTTTTCTCGAATTCCTGCTTCAGATGCAAGCGTACGCCCTGGTCGAAGCCCCGCAGGAACAGGTCGCCGCGGTACAACAGGCTGGTCTGGGCGCCGAGGCCATGGAAAATCGAAGCGAACTCGACCGCGATGTAACCACCGCCAATCACCAGCACACGGCGCGGCAACTCCTTGAGGAAAAAGGCTTCATTCGACGTGATCGCATGTTCCTTGCCTGGGATGTCCGGCACCTGCGGCCAGCCGCCGGTAGCGATCAGGATGTTGGCGGCGCTGATGCGCTGGCCGTTGATCTCCACCGTGTGCGCATCGAGCAGCCGGGCGTGGCCTTCATGCAGGGCGACGCCGCTGTTCAGCAGCAGGCCGCGGTAGACCTCATTGAGGCGGTGGATCTCGCGGTTCTTGTTGGCGATCAGGGTGGCCCAGTCGAACCGCGGCTGGGCGGCGGTCCAGCCGAAACTGGATGCGACCTCAAAATCCTCGCTGAAATGGGCGCCGTACACCAGGAATTTCTTTGGCACACAGCCGACGTTGACACAGGTGCCGCCCAGGTAGCGGCTTTCCGCCACGGCGACACGGGCGCCGAAGCCGGCGGCAAAACGGGCGGCACGGACGCCGCCAGAGCCTGCTCCTATTACGAACAGATCGACATCAAAAGACATGGGCATTCTCCTTCAAGCAAAGCGGGCCGAAACCACAGGCAAGGGCAAATCTTACGTCATGCCACGCCGGCAAGTGCAGCCCGCCTGTAAATCCATCAACGCAATCAATTCAATCCAGCAGGCTCTCATCCCAGGCATGCACGGTCTGCTGCTGCTCGCCCAGGCCGTCGATACCGAGCCGGACGACGTCGCCATGCTTCAGATACAGCGGCGGCTTCTGGCCCATGCCGACACCCGGCGGCGTGCCGGTGGAAATGATGTCGCCCGGGTACAGCGTGGTGAACTGGCTGATGTAGTGGATCAGGAACGCGATATTGAAAATCATGGTCCTGGTGCTGCCGTTCTGAAAGCGCTTGCCGTTGACTTCCAGCCACATCGAGAGATTTTGCGGATCGCCGACTTCATCGGCCGTCACCAGCCAGGGGCCGACCGGACCGAAGGTATCGCAGCCCTTGCCCTTGTCCCAGGTGCCGCTGCGCTCGATCTGATATTCACGTTCGGAGACGTCGTTGACCACGCAATAGCCGGCGACATGCGACAAGGCCTGGTCCAGCGCGACATAGCGCGCCTTGCTGCCGATGACCACGCCCAGCTCGACTTCCCAGTCGGTCTTGACGGAATTCTTCGGCATCACGATGGGATCGTTGGGGCCGCCAAAACAGCTGTTCCACTTGTTGAACAGCACCGGTTCGGCCGGCACCGCCAAGCCTGATTCCGCGGCATGGTCGCTATAGTTCAGGCCGACGCACATGAATTTGCCGAGGCCGCTGAACGGTGCACCGATGCGGCCGGGCGCGCTGATTTCCGGCAGGCTGGCGGCATCGATGGCGCGCAGCTGCGCCAGGCCCGTCGGCGTCAGCTGCTGCGCCGTGATGTCCGCGATCACGCCGGACAAATCGCGC comes from Collimonas pratensis and encodes:
- the gorA gene encoding glutathione-disulfide reductase, which produces MSFDVDLFVIGAGSGGVRAARFAAGFGARVAVAESRYLGGTCVNVGCVPKKFLVYGAHFSEDFEVASSFGWTAAQPRFDWATLIANKNREIHRLNEVYRGLLLNSGVALHEGHARLLDAHTVEINGQRISAANILIATGGWPQVPDIPGKEHAITSNEAFFLKELPRRVLVIGGGYIAVEFASIFHGLGAQTSLLYRGDLFLRGFDQGVRLHLKQEFEKKGLDLQFNADIVSIDKQPDGSLKVTLKDQRVLETDCVFYATGRRPMLDNLGLENVDVALDAKGFIKVDSEYRSSEPSILALGDVIGKVQLTPVALAEGMAVARRLFRPEEYRPVDYKLIPTAVFSLPNIATVGLTEQEARDAGHKIKLFEARFRPMKLSLGDYHEKTLMKLVVDAASDKVLGCHMVGPDAGEIIQGIAIALRAGATKRVFDDTIGIHPTSAEEFVTLRTPLPETP
- a CDS encoding fumarylacetoacetate hydrolase family protein, with protein sequence MKLLRVGPKGQEKPAMLDAGGKLRDLSGVIADITAQQLTPTGLAQLRAIDAASLPEISAPGRIGAPFSGLGKFMCVGLNYSDHAAESGLAVPAEPVLFNKWNSCFGGPNDPIVMPKNSVKTDWEVELGVVIGSKARYVALDQALSHVAGYCVVNDVSEREYQIERSGTWDKGKGCDTFGPVGPWLVTADEVGDPQNLSMWLEVNGKRFQNGSTRTMIFNIAFLIHYISQFTTLYPGDIISTGTPPGVGMGQKPPLYLKHGDVVRLGIDGLGEQQQTVHAWDESLLD